Proteins from one Palaemon carinicauda isolate YSFRI2023 chromosome 26, ASM3689809v2, whole genome shotgun sequence genomic window:
- the LOC137620134 gene encoding probable serine/threonine-protein kinase clkA, translating to NNNNNYNNNDNNNNYNNNNNNNNNNNNNNNNNNNNNNNKNNNNNNNNNNNNNNNNNNNNNNNNKNNNNNNNNNNNNNNNNNNNNNNNLNNNNNNNNNNNNNNNNNNNYKNNNNNNNNNNNNNINNDINNNNINNNNKNNNNNNNNDNDNNNNNNNNNNNNNNNNNNNNNNNNNNNNNNNNNNDNNKFKINKSINDNNNNNNNNNNNNNNNNNNNNNNNNNNNNNNNNNNNNTNNNNNNNNNNNNNNNNNNNNNNNNNNNNNNNNNNNNNNNNNNNNNNNNNNNNNNNNNNNNNNNNNNNNNNNNNNNNNNNNNNNNNNNHNNDNNNNDFKIINNNNNNNNNNNNNNNNNNNNNNNNNNNNNNNNNNNNNNNNNNNNNNNNNNNNNNNNNNYNNNNNNNNNNNNNNNNNNNENNNNNNNNNNNNNNNNNNNNNNNNNNNNNNNNNNNDNNNSHNNNNNNNNNNNNNNNNNNNKNNNNNNDNNFNNNNNNNNNNNNNNNFQIYNNNNNNNNNN from the exons aataataataataattataataataatgataataataataattataataataataataataataataataataataataataataataataataataataataataataataataaaaacaataataataataataataataataataataataataataataataataataataataataataataataaaaacaataataataataataataataataataataataataataataataataataataataataataatttaaataataataataataataataataataataataataataataataataataataa ttataaaaataataataataataataataataataataataataatattaataacgatattaataataataatattaataataataataaaaataataataataataataataatgataatgataataataataacaacaacaacaacaacaataataataataataataataataataataataataataataataataataataataataataataataataatgataataataa atttaaaattaataaaagtattaatgataataataataataataataataataataataataataataataataataataataataataataataataataataataataataataataataataataacaacaacaccaataataataataataataataataataataataataataataataataataataataataataataataataataataataataataataataataataataataataataataataataataataataacaacaacaacaacaacaacaacaacaacaacaacaacaacaacaacaacaataataataataataataataataataataataataataataataataataataataataataataataataataataatc ataataatgataataataataatgattttaaaatcattaacaataacaataacaataacaataacaataacaataacaataacaataacaataacaataataataataataataataataacaataataataataataataataataataataataataataataataataataataataataataataataataataataataataataatt ataataataataataataataataataataataataataataataataataataataatgaaaacaacaacaacaacaacaacaataacaacaataataataataataataataataataataataataataataataataataataataataataataataataatgataataataatagtcataacaacaacaacaacaacaacaacaataataataataataataataataacaataataaaaataataataataataatgataataattttaataataataataataataataataataataataataataataattttcaaatttataataataataataataataataataataat